The Solibacillus sp. FSL W7-1464 genome contains a region encoding:
- a CDS encoding SRPBCC family protein, whose amino-acid sequence MEEIKEVTVKTIVQAPVEKVWKYWAEPDHIKKWNSPSDDWHTLFAENDLRAGGKFISRMEAKDGSMGFDFSGTYDEVKLHEVISYTLGDGRKVKITFKDLGYKTEVIEIFDAEKENPVEFQQQGWQAILNNFKQYTEQTPT is encoded by the coding sequence ATGGAAGAAATTAAAGAAGTTACCGTAAAAACAATCGTTCAGGCACCAGTAGAAAAAGTATGGAAATATTGGGCTGAGCCAGACCATATTAAGAAATGGAACAGCCCTTCAGATGATTGGCACACACTATTTGCTGAGAATGATCTAAGAGCTGGCGGGAAATTCATATCAAGAATGGAAGCAAAAGATGGTAGTATGGGGTTTGATTTTAGTGGAACCTACGATGAAGTAAAATTACATGAGGTGATTTCTTATACATTGGGAGATGGAAGGAAAGTTAAAATCACCTTTAAAGATCTAGGATACAAGACTGAAGTAATTGAAATCTTTGACGCTGAAAAGGAAAATCCTGTCGAGTTTCAACAACAGGGTTGGCAGGCTATTTTAAATAATTTCAAACAGTACACAGAGCAAACTCCCACATAA
- a CDS encoding sigma-70 family RNA polymerase sigma factor, whose protein sequence is MELKQVYSLYFNDLYRYLYSLSKNHADAEDLLQETFAKAHIVLLTDEIEEIKPWLFKVGYYTYIDHFRKGKRTILTNEFSQADLNTPENIVVENDAYIELLRYLDFIKPIEKQAILLCDVHDCTYEQAANILDVKLNTLKSHLVRGRKKLREMLSREDS, encoded by the coding sequence ATGGAACTCAAGCAGGTATATTCACTATACTTCAATGATCTATATCGCTATTTATATTCTCTATCAAAAAATCATGCCGATGCAGAGGATTTACTTCAGGAAACCTTCGCAAAAGCGCACATTGTATTGCTCACTGATGAGATTGAGGAAATAAAACCTTGGTTATTTAAGGTAGGTTATTACACATACATTGATCACTTTAGAAAAGGAAAGCGCACGATATTGACGAATGAATTTTCACAGGCGGATTTAAATACCCCGGAGAATATTGTAGTGGAAAACGATGCCTACATAGAACTGCTGCGCTATTTAGATTTTATAAAACCGATAGAAAAGCAAGCGATCTTATTATGTGATGTGCATGATTGTACATATGAACAAGCTGCCAATATTTTGGATGTAAAGTTAAATACTTTAAAGAGTCATTTAGTACGTGGAAGGAAAAAGTTGCGTGAGATGTTATCAAGGGAGGATTCATAA
- a CDS encoding EAL domain-containing protein: MRFHTKGISNIREEISEFFTSSFDSKKIMESNIVHKMLDDILNAMNESTNITITNVDGTILYVNNNFCQLSKFKKEEIIGQNHRIINSGFHSKEFFVKLWQTIVSGNTWRGEIQNRAKDGTVFWVFEIIVPILDEDGQPYYFVSFQTDITENKQMENQFKTNFIRTFQNLQNGIFKVRKEQDGTLKYIMSEGRLMDEIGASADIILSKSPFDVFEQDIAKIKQKMYTKALKGKKVQYEIELGGKLIFVDIEPIRHNGEVTEIVGTVHDFSQFREVQKQLKLNEERYQSLLDYSHEYITMMDKEGTILHMNAKTLELLGIGEDMFENTNIIDITVEEERPVIAAYFDKAVNGEVQFFEFEVKNNGQRKFLNVTLVPMVIDNEINAVYSIGKDITEEKLVQERNAYLAHHDELTGLPNRRWMEQKIQDSLKLAEENKQEMAILSLDLDRFKSVNDTLGHAVGDGLLQQIASRLQNNVYKEKFHVARMGGDELMLLCTNFETRDEVIEIARNILNSLENPFYVQGSELLLTASIGIDFYPSSDTNATELLKRVDVALYKAKEFGRNMYQIYDSSMKQENYQSFVMERDLRKAIMNDEFVAHLQPRVDALTGKIVSAEALIRWAHPEHGLISPGTFIPIAEETGLIIAIGKWMKKRVCEQLVAWRNAGLPLVPISVNISSKRFLQQGFAEEIRQLLEYFELDGKWLEIEITENSIMLNEKTVQKTLTSLHEMGVKIFIDDFGTGYSSFNYLKVFKIDGVKIDQSFIRDISHKSENATITYAMIKMAQHLKLEVIAEGVETKEELDFLLGENCRFIQGYYFGKPCSIEEFENNFLHLYKE, encoded by the coding sequence ATGAGATTTCATACAAAAGGAATATCAAATATTAGGGAGGAAATCAGCGAATTTTTCACTTCTTCTTTTGATTCCAAAAAAATAATGGAATCTAACATAGTACACAAAATGTTGGATGATATATTAAATGCAATGAATGAATCGACAAATATTACAATTACAAATGTTGACGGCACAATACTTTATGTGAATAATAATTTCTGCCAACTATCAAAATTTAAGAAAGAAGAAATCATTGGACAAAACCATCGAATTATTAATTCCGGATTTCATTCGAAAGAGTTTTTCGTGAAACTGTGGCAAACGATTGTAAGCGGTAATACTTGGCGTGGTGAAATTCAAAATCGCGCAAAGGATGGAACTGTTTTCTGGGTATTTGAAATCATCGTGCCAATCCTTGATGAGGACGGGCAGCCGTACTATTTTGTTAGCTTTCAAACAGATATAACGGAAAACAAACAAATGGAAAACCAATTTAAAACGAATTTTATCCGGACGTTTCAAAATCTGCAAAATGGTATTTTTAAGGTACGAAAAGAACAAGACGGTACATTAAAATATATTATGTCAGAAGGGAGATTAATGGATGAAATTGGTGCGAGTGCCGATATCATTTTATCTAAATCACCCTTTGATGTATTTGAGCAAGACATTGCAAAGATCAAACAAAAAATGTATACAAAAGCGCTCAAAGGAAAGAAAGTACAATATGAGATTGAGTTGGGCGGCAAACTTATTTTCGTGGATATCGAGCCTATCCGACATAATGGAGAAGTCACGGAAATTGTCGGAACTGTGCATGATTTTTCACAGTTTAGAGAAGTTCAAAAGCAATTGAAACTTAATGAAGAACGTTACCAGTCTTTACTGGATTACAGCCATGAATATATCACGATGATGGATAAAGAAGGTACCATTTTACATATGAATGCCAAAACATTGGAACTGCTCGGAATCGGGGAAGACATGTTTGAGAATACGAACATCATCGATATTACCGTTGAGGAAGAACGCCCTGTAATTGCAGCCTACTTTGACAAGGCGGTAAACGGAGAAGTCCAATTTTTTGAATTTGAAGTCAAGAATAACGGGCAAAGGAAATTTCTGAATGTCACATTAGTTCCGATGGTGATTGATAATGAGATTAACGCCGTCTATTCAATAGGGAAAGATATTACAGAGGAAAAACTTGTACAGGAACGCAACGCGTATTTAGCCCATCATGATGAATTAACAGGTTTACCAAATCGTCGATGGATGGAACAAAAAATTCAGGATTCACTTAAGCTGGCTGAAGAAAACAAGCAGGAGATGGCGATATTATCCCTGGATCTGGACCGCTTTAAATCGGTCAATGATACGTTAGGGCATGCTGTAGGTGATGGATTATTGCAGCAGATCGCAAGTAGATTGCAAAACAATGTTTATAAAGAGAAGTTCCATGTAGCTCGAATGGGTGGCGATGAATTAATGCTGCTTTGCACGAACTTTGAAACAAGAGACGAAGTAATTGAAATTGCCCGAAATATTTTAAATAGCTTAGAAAATCCGTTTTATGTTCAAGGCTCTGAATTACTTTTAACCGCAAGTATAGGGATCGACTTTTATCCATCGAGCGATACGAACGCAACGGAATTGTTGAAAAGGGTGGATGTTGCACTGTACAAGGCAAAAGAGTTTGGACGAAATATGTATCAGATTTACGATTCTTCGATGAAACAAGAAAATTACCAGTCATTCGTAATGGAGCGGGATTTAAGGAAAGCTATTATGAACGATGAATTTGTCGCTCATCTCCAACCGAGAGTAGACGCATTAACGGGGAAAATAGTGAGTGCAGAAGCGCTTATCAGGTGGGCTCATCCGGAACATGGCTTAATTTCGCCGGGTACATTTATTCCAATTGCTGAAGAGACAGGATTAATCATTGCAATCGGAAAATGGATGAAGAAAAGAGTATGTGAACAGCTAGTTGCATGGAGAAATGCGGGGCTGCCGCTCGTTCCGATAAGTGTAAATATAAGCTCCAAGCGATTTTTACAGCAAGGCTTTGCCGAAGAAATTCGTCAGCTATTAGAATATTTTGAGTTAGACGGAAAATGGCTGGAAATTGAGATTACCGAAAACTCCATTATGCTAAACGAAAAAACGGTTCAAAAAACGCTGACTTCTTTACATGAAATGGGTGTTAAAATTTTTATTGATGATTTTGGAACAGGTTATTCTTCGTTTAACTATTTAAAGGTATTTAAAATAGACGGTGTAAAAATAGATCAGTCGTTTATTCGGGACATTTCCCACAAATCAGAAAATGCCACAATCACATATGCCATGATAAAAATGGCACAACATCTAAAGTTAGAAGTGATTGCAGAAGGTGTTGAAACAAAAGAAGAATTAGATTTCCTTTTAGGAGAAAATTGTCGTTTTATTCAAGGCTATTATTTTGGCAAACCATGTTCAATTGAAGAATTTGAAAATAATTTTCTTCATTTATATAAAGAATAG
- a CDS encoding YtxH domain-containing protein → MTQTSYNNVSTTIDNENNGKLLRGMVIGAVIGGALAMLDANTRNKVTETTKNMKDSTMDMYSQVKNNPSEVKDDLQERLKSASSVLKEAISDAQNLYEKVNENIILPVTMVKEESSEILSHAKEATTDLKDIGGKVKEAGVEVKGSNNGQSQGA, encoded by the coding sequence ATGACACAAACTTCTTATAATAATGTATCAACAACAATTGATAACGAGAATAACGGAAAGCTTTTAAGAGGCATGGTGATAGGGGCGGTTATTGGTGGTGCGCTTGCCATGCTTGATGCAAACACAAGAAATAAAGTAACGGAGACAACCAAAAATATGAAAGATTCGACAATGGATATGTACAGCCAAGTCAAAAATAATCCTTCAGAAGTAAAGGATGACTTGCAAGAACGTCTGAAATCCGCTTCTTCCGTATTAAAAGAAGCAATAAGCGATGCTCAAAATCTTTATGAAAAAGTAAACGAGAATATTATTCTCCCAGTTACTATGGTAAAGGAAGAGTCAAGTGAGATTCTTTCTCATGCCAAAGAAGCAACGACGGATTTAAAAGACATCGGCGGGAAAGTGAAAGAAGCCGGCGTAGAAGTGAAGGGCAGCAATAATGGGCAAAGCCAGGGTGCTTAA
- the glpK gene encoding glycerol kinase GlpK, with protein MTEKFMMALDQGTTSSRAILFDKNGTVFHTAQQEFPQYFPESGWVEHNPEQIWSSVLSCIAAVLSEKNILADQIAGIGITNQRETTVVWNKHTGQPIYNAIVWQSRQTAGICEDLKARGFNDTFRDKTGLLIDAYFSGTKVKWILDNVEGAREKAENGDLLFGTIDTWIIWKLTNGSVHVTDYSNASRTLMFNIYDLKWDEELLDILTVPASMLPEVRSSSEVYGHTDADKFFGQEIPIAGIAGDQQAALFGQACFEQGMVKNTYGTGCFMLMNTGEKAVKSDHGLLTTIAWGLDGKVTYALEGSIFVAGSAIQWLRDGLRMFRKAEESEAYAARVTSSEGVYVVPAFVGLGTPYWDSDVRGAVFGLTRGTEKEHFVRATLESLAYQTRDVLSAMEADSGIPLSTLRVDGGAVKNNFLMQFQSDLLNAPVDRPVVNETTALGAAYLAGLAVGYWETLDDISNYWNLDHKFEPEMAEEEREALYTGWGKAVKAAQAFK; from the coding sequence ATGACAGAAAAATTTATGATGGCGCTAGACCAAGGTACAACAAGTTCTCGTGCAATTTTATTTGATAAAAATGGTACGGTATTTCATACAGCACAGCAAGAATTTCCGCAATATTTCCCGGAATCAGGTTGGGTAGAGCATAACCCGGAACAAATTTGGTCTTCTGTGCTATCTTGTATTGCAGCAGTATTATCAGAGAAAAATATACTTGCTGATCAAATTGCAGGAATCGGCATTACAAACCAGCGTGAAACGACAGTCGTATGGAATAAACATACAGGTCAGCCTATTTACAATGCAATCGTTTGGCAATCAAGACAAACAGCCGGAATTTGCGAAGATTTAAAAGCGCGTGGCTTTAACGATACATTCCGCGATAAAACAGGGCTGCTCATTGATGCGTACTTCTCAGGAACAAAAGTGAAATGGATTTTAGACAATGTAGAAGGCGCTCGTGAAAAAGCAGAAAATGGGGATCTCTTATTCGGGACGATCGATACATGGATCATTTGGAAATTAACGAACGGTTCAGTACACGTAACCGATTATTCAAACGCATCCCGTACATTAATGTTTAATATTTACGATTTGAAATGGGATGAAGAGCTACTTGATATTTTAACGGTACCAGCTTCGATGCTTCCGGAAGTACGTTCTTCTTCTGAAGTATACGGTCATACAGATGCAGATAAATTTTTCGGTCAGGAAATTCCAATCGCAGGTATCGCGGGCGACCAACAAGCAGCATTATTCGGGCAAGCTTGCTTCGAGCAAGGAATGGTGAAAAATACATATGGCACTGGTTGCTTTATGTTAATGAACACAGGTGAAAAAGCGGTGAAATCTGATCATGGTTTATTAACGACAATCGCATGGGGCCTAGACGGCAAAGTAACGTATGCGCTGGAAGGAAGTATTTTCGTAGCGGGTTCTGCTATCCAGTGGCTGCGCGACGGCTTACGTATGTTCCGTAAAGCGGAAGAAAGTGAAGCATATGCAGCACGTGTAACATCTTCTGAAGGCGTGTATGTAGTACCGGCATTCGTTGGCCTAGGTACTCCTTACTGGGATTCGGATGTGCGCGGTGCAGTATTCGGTTTAACGCGGGGAACGGAAAAAGAGCACTTCGTACGTGCTACCCTTGAGTCACTTGCCTATCAAACGCGCGACGTACTAAGTGCAATGGAAGCGGATTCAGGAATTCCGTTAAGTACGTTACGTGTAGACGGCGGCGCTGTGAAAAATAATTTCTTAATGCAATTCCAGTCAGACCTGTTAAATGCACCGGTAGATCGCCCGGTTGTAAATGAAACAACCGCTTTAGGTGCAGCATACTTGGCAGGTTTAGCGGTAGGCTATTGGGAGACATTGGACGACATTTCAAACTACTGGAATTTAGATCATAAATTTGAGCCTGAAATGGCCGAAGAAGAGCGCGAAGCTTTATACACAGGCTGGGGCAAAGCGGTTAAGGCAGCGCAGGCGTTTAAATAG
- a CDS encoding carbon starvation CstA family protein yields the protein MYTLLGSITLLIVGYIVYGKFIEKVFIVNDATPTPAYTKADNLDYMPMPAWKGWMIQLLNIAGLGPIYGAIAGALYGPVAMIWIVFGCIFAGGVHDYFAGMLSLRHGGAQFPALVQRYLGKVMRVFTDIVSVVLMVLVAAAFTAGPAAVLSSKLGITFMTALIAIFIYFLLAAILPINQIIGRIYPLFGAILIIMAGAVLVSLVTSGIAIPEVSLTNMHPNDLPVWPLLMVTISCGAISGFHSTQSPIISRTIKKESEGRKVFYGAMIGEGVIALIWCAAGMSFYGGTEGLLPKISEIGAGGVVDEVSIALLGTFGSILAILGIVILPITTGDTSLRSARMIVLDFLGSRFSKNRTTPILATVAVAAPAFFLSTIDYQFLWRYVGMTNQMVATVMLWVATSYLLKSGKFHWIAGLPALFMTSVVFVYLMVAPEGFALAYETGVVIGLSFTVLVSFIYIYQIFKHKAFTTPVFLTEK from the coding sequence TTATTGAAAAGGTGTTTATTGTTAATGATGCAACGCCGACCCCAGCTTATACAAAAGCTGATAATTTAGATTATATGCCCATGCCTGCCTGGAAGGGCTGGATGATTCAATTATTAAATATCGCAGGGCTTGGACCTATTTACGGTGCCATCGCAGGTGCACTGTATGGACCCGTTGCAATGATTTGGATTGTATTTGGTTGTATTTTTGCAGGTGGGGTTCATGACTATTTTGCAGGGATGTTATCATTACGTCATGGAGGCGCACAATTCCCAGCACTTGTTCAACGTTATTTAGGTAAAGTAATGCGTGTCTTCACTGATATCGTTTCAGTAGTATTAATGGTTTTAGTAGCAGCCGCCTTTACTGCAGGACCTGCTGCTGTTCTTTCTTCAAAATTAGGAATTACATTTATGACAGCACTTATTGCGATTTTCATCTACTTCTTATTAGCAGCAATTTTACCAATCAATCAAATTATCGGTCGTATTTATCCACTATTTGGTGCAATATTAATCATTATGGCCGGTGCGGTGTTAGTATCTCTAGTCACTTCAGGTATTGCGATTCCTGAAGTATCTTTAACAAATATGCATCCGAATGATTTACCGGTTTGGCCATTATTAATGGTCACGATTTCTTGTGGCGCAATCTCTGGCTTCCACTCTACACAAAGCCCGATAATTTCAAGAACAATCAAGAAAGAATCGGAAGGTCGTAAAGTCTTCTACGGTGCCATGATTGGTGAAGGTGTCATTGCATTAATTTGGTGTGCGGCTGGTATGAGTTTCTATGGCGGTACAGAAGGATTATTACCAAAAATCTCCGAAATTGGTGCAGGTGGTGTAGTAGACGAAGTTTCAATTGCATTACTTGGTACATTTGGTAGTATTTTAGCAATATTAGGGATTGTAATTTTACCAATTACAACAGGTGATACTTCATTACGTTCAGCACGCATGATTGTATTAGACTTTTTAGGCTCTCGTTTTTCAAAAAATAGGACAACACCAATTTTAGCAACAGTTGCAGTTGCAGCACCCGCATTTTTCCTATCAACAATTGATTATCAATTCTTATGGCGTTATGTAGGGATGACGAATCAAATGGTTGCAACAGTTATGCTTTGGGTTGCAACATCGTATTTATTGAAATCAGGCAAGTTCCACTGGATTGCAGGTTTACCAGCCTTATTCATGACCTCTGTAGTATTTGTATACTTAATGGTAGCGCCAGAAGGATTTGCGCTTGCTTATGAAACAGGTGTCGTCATTGGTTTAAGCTTTACTGTCCTAGTTTCTTTCATTTATATTTATCAAATCTTTAAGCATAAAGCTTTTACAACTCCGGTATTTTTAACAGAGAAATAA
- a CDS encoding anti-sigma factor, with amino-acid sequence MDSYDKLLEKAKKEEIQPTKKGKKKMKRAINSSRWKLILSTLTIVLLIVPVCYILTFSYYAFGTKSTTLMDIASKTLYITEPNTTLEEMEFDMDFSLFSMDLSFEQYKQIGDELYPVKNYDLHFVLDELVGKEADSKLEKLYPKNPTDKNQWIAHPRQFLVDFSNYNEWKVLYGLPEETVVEAYISLNDLYEVKEVENAMKNVHVTWAAIYTGTEDKMLSSSGNIISPIGYPVQPDQSYWSPFRDSRSHEETFLEMLKDLLPYEELAVKVSPHKSLELKERIHYIEKNGYETYGVVVTGPKNEIESLEKLEMVRFLKVGEVKLWNWVQ; translated from the coding sequence ATGGATTCGTATGATAAATTGCTGGAAAAAGCAAAAAAGGAAGAAATTCAACCTACAAAAAAGGGCAAGAAAAAGATGAAGAGGGCTATTAACTCTTCAAGATGGAAGTTAATTCTCTCCACTTTAACAATCGTGCTTTTAATTGTGCCTGTCTGCTATATCTTGACCTTTAGCTATTATGCATTTGGGACAAAATCTACTACGTTAATGGATATCGCAAGCAAAACGCTTTATATTACCGAGCCGAATACGACTTTGGAGGAGATGGAGTTTGATATGGATTTTTCTCTCTTCTCAATGGACCTGTCCTTTGAACAATACAAACAAATAGGCGATGAATTGTATCCGGTTAAAAACTACGATTTACATTTTGTGCTCGATGAGTTAGTGGGTAAAGAGGCAGATTCTAAACTGGAGAAATTATATCCTAAAAATCCAACAGATAAAAATCAGTGGATTGCTCACCCAAGACAATTTCTCGTAGATTTCAGTAATTATAATGAATGGAAAGTCTTATATGGATTGCCGGAGGAAACGGTTGTCGAAGCGTATATTTCTTTAAACGATTTATATGAAGTAAAAGAAGTGGAGAATGCAATGAAAAATGTCCATGTGACATGGGCGGCCATCTATACCGGGACGGAAGACAAAATGCTTAGCTCTAGTGGAAACATCATTTCACCAATCGGGTATCCTGTACAGCCGGATCAATCCTATTGGTCGCCTTTTCGGGATTCGCGATCACATGAGGAAACGTTTTTGGAAATGCTGAAGGACTTACTGCCTTATGAAGAGTTGGCTGTAAAAGTCTCGCCTCATAAAAGTCTTGAACTAAAAGAACGTATTCATTACATTGAGAAAAATGGCTATGAAACATATGGAGTTGTTGTAACCGGTCCAAAAAACGAAATCGAATCACTTGAAAAATTGGAGATGGTTCGCTTTCTTAAAGTAGGAGAGGTGAAATTATGGAATTGGGTACAATAA
- a CDS encoding CAP domain-containing protein, which produces MLKKSIVLFFSMMLFALPATASAATYTVKSGDTLWKIASKNQIGLSELISLNPTLKNPDMIYVGEKITISENEQQAVEEQVVSLVNKERAQQGLAPLAIDWELARVAKYKSQDMHDKNYFSHTSPTYGSPFDMMKKFNISYTAAGENIAKGQKTAAQVMDAWMNSSGHRANIMDAKFTHIGVGYVEDGNYWTQMFIKK; this is translated from the coding sequence ATGTTGAAAAAAAGTATCGTGTTGTTCTTTAGTATGATGCTATTTGCTTTACCAGCTACTGCATCTGCAGCTACTTATACAGTAAAAAGCGGGGACACGCTTTGGAAGATTGCTTCTAAAAATCAAATCGGGTTAAGTGAATTAATTTCTTTAAACCCTACATTAAAAAATCCGGATATGATCTATGTCGGAGAGAAAATTACAATCTCAGAAAATGAACAACAGGCAGTAGAAGAACAAGTAGTCAGCCTGGTAAACAAGGAACGTGCACAGCAAGGACTGGCACCACTTGCAATCGATTGGGAACTGGCACGTGTTGCGAAATATAAATCCCAAGATATGCACGACAAAAATTACTTCAGCCATACAAGCCCAACTTACGGCTCACCATTTGATATGATGAAAAAATTCAATATCAGCTATACAGCAGCAGGTGAAAATATTGCAAAAGGTCAAAAAACAGCTGCTCAAGTAATGGATGCATGGATGAATAGTTCAGGCCACCGAGCAAACATTATGGATGCGAAATTTACGCATATTGGTGTAGGCTACGTTGAAGATGGTAACTACTGGACACAAATGTTCATCAAAAAATAA
- a CDS encoding ketoacyl-ACP synthase III: protein MTNIKIKNVAIYHPENLVANEFYLEHFKEQGEDVTGFLTSMGRNKRYIIDNEENSLSMGIEAAKRVLAKAQLTGKDIDMIVFSTQVPEHTLPTNAMFVHHEIDGANHTMMFDSNANCAGMTVAVENASHYMMSNRRINRALIIGSDANSLISNPEQAFTYANFSDAAAAVILEKTADEDTGFIDAVYEVDSANRNNIIYPKEGFSQTIGKKEHIVFTPFDGAMAIPVACEMIEKLLKDNGLKIEDVNSFCLSQFALSNILKIQNHFNIPEEKIIYVGDRYGYTSTSSPFICLHEGIETGSIKRGDIVLFWTIGAGHEMVAMLFKY, encoded by the coding sequence ATGACGAATATTAAAATAAAAAACGTTGCTATTTATCATCCTGAGAATTTAGTAGCGAATGAGTTTTACTTAGAGCATTTTAAAGAGCAGGGAGAAGATGTTACCGGCTTCTTGACTTCGATGGGAAGAAACAAACGCTATATCATCGACAATGAGGAAAATTCTCTGTCAATGGGAATTGAAGCGGCTAAGCGAGTTTTAGCAAAGGCTCAATTAACGGGAAAAGATATTGATATGATTGTATTTTCTACACAAGTGCCTGAGCATACATTACCTACAAATGCGATGTTTGTACACCATGAAATTGATGGAGCGAATCATACAATGATGTTTGACAGTAATGCTAACTGCGCGGGAATGACGGTCGCAGTGGAAAACGCTTCACATTATATGATGTCAAACCGACGTATTAACCGCGCGCTCATCATTGGTTCTGACGCTAACAGTTTGATTTCCAATCCCGAACAGGCATTTACATATGCCAACTTTTCAGATGCAGCTGCTGCCGTTATTCTGGAAAAGACAGCAGATGAAGATACAGGTTTTATTGATGCGGTATATGAAGTGGATTCAGCGAATAGAAATAACATTATTTATCCGAAAGAAGGATTTTCTCAAACAATCGGCAAGAAAGAGCATATCGTCTTTACTCCGTTTGACGGTGCGATGGCAATTCCGGTCGCATGTGAGATGATTGAGAAACTATTAAAAGACAACGGGTTAAAAATTGAGGATGTCAATTCGTTTTGCTTATCACAATTTGCCTTATCGAACATCTTAAAAATACAAAATCACTTTAATATTCCTGAAGAGAAGATTATTTATGTAGGGGATCGATACGGCTATACGTCTACTAGCAGTCCCTTTATTTGCTTGCATGAAGGTATTGAAACGGGCAGCATTAAACGTGGTGACATTGTATTATTCTGGACGATCGGTGCAGGTCATGAAATGGTAGCAATGTTATTTAAATATTAA
- a CDS encoding DUF5658 family protein — protein sequence MLLVILLLNLMDGIFTAWGLSNEWIEEANPLMSSFSPLTILVIKVSLSGAILLLWKSNFPTRLTNIWRVVLSFVMFLYTGIFLLHMTWMTMLL from the coding sequence ATGTTGTTGGTCATTTTGCTGTTAAATCTCATGGATGGCATTTTTACGGCTTGGGGACTAAGCAATGAATGGATTGAAGAAGCGAACCCGCTGATGAGTTCGTTTTCCCCCTTAACAATCCTTGTAATAAAGGTATCCTTATCCGGCGCCATTTTATTACTTTGGAAATCAAACTTCCCTACACGGTTAACGAATATTTGGCGAGTCGTTCTTTCATTCGTCATGTTCCTATATACCGGAATATTCCTTTTGCATATGACCTGGATGACCATGCTGTTATAA